CACAGTTTATCAAAGGGCATCAATGTCCGTTGGCGTTATGGTATTTTAAACATCGCAAAGACTTGATCCCGCCCATTGATGCTGCCAAGCAAGCATTGTTTGACAGCGGTCATGACGTCGGGGAATTGGCCAAACAGATCTATCCCAATGGGTTGGAAATAAAAGGGAAGTTTTTTGAAATCACGAAGTTTGTGAATGATACCCAAACAGCGATTGCGAATGGCGAAACCGTTATTTATGAAGCAGCAGCTTGCACCGCAGCAGGGTTGTACAGCAGAATCGATATTTTAAAGAAAAATGAGATAACCCATCAGTGGGATTTAATCGAAGTAAAAAGTTCGACCAGTGTCAAAGAATATCATTTGGATGATATGGCGGTTCAACTCTACTCATTTGAACAAGCAGGTTTTCCGATTAACCAATGTCACTTAATGCATGTGAATAATCAATTTGTCAAAAACGGCGAGATCAATCCGAAGGATCTTTTTGTTGCTGAAGATATTACAGAAATCGTCCGGGGTCGCCTGGATGATGTGGCAAAAGAAGTGAATGACTTAATAGCACTGATTGATACGAAGGAGGCGCCGGAGAAACCCATCGGGCCGCATTGTGATGTGCCTTTTGAATGTGATTTTAAGCACCATTGCTGGAAACATATCCCCGAGTACTCGGTCTATAGTTTGTTTAGAGGTGAGAAACTCCAGGAATTGGTGAGTCAAAATATTTCTCGTCTTCAGGATATCCCGGCAAGCTTTGAATTGACGGATAAGCAGCAAATCGATATCAAAGCGTATCGTCATGACGAAATCTATAAAGAGGAAAGTAATATCAAGGCGTTTTTAGATACCCTGACCTATCCTTTGTATTATCTGGATTATGAGACATTGAGCAATGCCAT
This is a stretch of genomic DNA from bacterium. It encodes these proteins:
- a CDS encoding DUF2779 domain-containing protein; this encodes MACPKLRLSKSQFIKGHQCPLALWYFKHRKDLIPPIDAAKQALFDSGHDVGELAKQIYPNGLEIKGKFFEITKFVNDTQTAIANGETVIYEAAACTAAGLYSRIDILKKNEITHQWDLIEVKSSTSVKEYHLDDMAVQLYSFEQAGFPINQCHLMHVNNQFVKNGEINPKDLFVAEDITEIVRGRLDDVAKEVNDLIALIDTKEAPEKPIGPHCDVPFECDFKHHCWKHIPEYSVYSLFRGEKLQELVSQNISRLQDIPASFELTDKQQIDIKAYRHDEIYKEESNIKAFLDTLTYPLYYLDYETLSNAIPLVDNTSPYQQVPFQYSLHIQKKPGGKLEHKAFLYEGNEDPRTTLVPQLIKDCGQSGSVVVYYKAFEATRNKEMAEAYPDYADALLALNERMVDLWVPFNSRYLYSPAMKSSASIKKVLPAFVPDMNYDELEIKEGESASRLYVDCFKGKVSDAEKKKILKALLVYCEQDTLAMVKLLEVLEQQQSSTPAPIPAPTTKTPKPPTTPTPTKTETSKAPAPEQIDLFS